The genomic DNA TCTCACTTTCTTTTTCCGTGATGTTCTCTGGTAGTATTTTTTCGGTGGAGCGTACTTGCTGTTGCTTTGATACGCATAATTTTCGGGCAATTTTGCACCTATTTAAGATTGCCTCGAATTTATCGCGATGCCAAGCGATTACGCTTGCATTATTTACAAGCTGGCCAGCAAGCGGATTTTCGGAATATACCGGAGACGGTGACTTACCTGGGACTGTGCTAACGtcaaactttgacgagttTGGAATgtacttttctctttctttttgttgGGTAATAAAGTGAAGCTTGTCTTTACCCTCCAAGCTGACGAAAATCTTGTAGAAAAGTCGTGTCGCCGTGGTACCTTGTCCGTTGGATATCTCCTCGATGGTATTATCGTCACAATCAACTCCGATAAACTTGAGCCATACGCGAAGAAGTTTCAGATTAACTCTTGCTAATGCTGGGTCCTCCGTGCTACGTATCGTGCTCATCTGGGCGTGATCGATTATGTCGTAACTGTGAAGAAGCTGAGCTAGAAGAGTTCCGTCTCTGGTAATTAAACCAAAAACGTCCGGATGTAGATCGATCATTATTCCTAGCCTATTTTGAAACCAAGTTTTTAAAACTTCACTCATTTTCAGCACTACGCGGTAAGTAACGAGTTCAGTATTTACATTCGCggatgcaaaaaattttgttaccgTTGCGAAAAGaccgagaaattatttttttaataacgctAAGTGCAGTAGTGATGTTAATTCATTGCAGTGAAACTGTATTTCATTACATCGATTTTGTAGGCAATTTCAAGCCGTACTGGTTGCATTTTAGTTCTAGTCGACATCTTCAGTACATATGAGAGATGCTGTATTTCATTAGGATTCAAACACTTAGTTAGACTACtcttatcatattttttactatttcgattgaatagaaaatcatagttgaaaatttgagcaaTAAACTGACTCAAAAAAGGTcagttaaaaagaaaataaatgtttgCAATGTCTCTTCGGAACAATTGGTTGGTGAGTTGATGCTGCCATCTCGATTCATCCGAATATGCTTATAGTAGGTATGCATGCCTTTGGAACCGTGTGTGTTTGGTTGCCAGCGTTTACTGCGTCAGGCGCAAGCAATTTACGAAACGAATatcataaatgaaaattttatcattcgtTTTTAATAAGTACTTCGGCATGTTTAACGCAAATGGAACATTGATATTTAACTCAACAGTAGAGTAAATACTAGCACAAGTGCCAATACCACGCCAATACAATATATCCTAGTCCGTGGTTTCGCTGTCGTAGCGCTACGTGCGGTCAAAATGGAAGTTTTGATCCTTAGAGCATATTactgtatatgctctaagtTTTGATCGGAGCCTGCGCAGGCGCTTTGCGGCATGGCGCGGATCTTAAGCGGCCTGTCAGCTGTTCTCATTACTGCTCGGTGCTGCTCAGTCCTCAGCCGTTGACTGCCTCAGCTGTTGTAATTGTGTACCATTGTGTATGATAGACATCAAGGTGCGGAGCTCTGCCAAAAATGATGTGGCAATGAAAGATTCGAAAATATTAACAGTGGCGCAATAACAGTTAACGTCATCTAAACTTtcggttgaataaaaaatgctgCGATGAAATCAAAACAACCTCTCCAACTTACGTTAGCAATATTAAAGCCGCATGTAGTTAAATCTCCGTTTGTTCTTCAGGTAAATTAGTAtctaatttcaaatgaaaaaacgcCTGGTGTGCAGGatcgattatttatattaatattgcGACCTTCTTGAGTAATCCTCACCTCAGAATGCATTGAACGTCATCACCTGCATTGCGCTTATGCAAAGAACTTAATGTAACCTCGatgaagataaataaaaaaagttatcggaCACCTTggtgaataaattaaattgagCGTGTCTCTAATGTCAAAAGCATGgctataaaaaaatgtgaactATTAGTGTTGAGATGCGCATGTGTGctgtatgaaaaaatctttcaacttCCAGAAAATTCGTGACTTGATAATTGATGAGGGTTTCAAAGTTGTCAGATCTCGTAGAACGATAATAACACCAATGGAGGCAGAATCGTTTTATGCAGATCACaaggagaaatttttctataacagATTGATGACCTTTATGTGCAGCGGCCCTTCGGACATTCATATTCTGACGGCTCATGATGCTATAGCTAAGTGGAGAAAATTGATGGGTCCCACAAAAGTTTATCAAGCCCAATTTCATGCACCTCATAGTATAAGAGGGATGTATGGACTGTCCGATACACGAAATGCAACTCATGGATCAGGTAACAACATGAGAGAACTTTTATTCGTCGTACATaagcaaaataaattcaagaaTTTCTGAATCCTTATGCTTTCCACTATTAAGTGTCTTCTGAATTAACTTCAACATACACTTCTAAGATTTTTAGTGTACCAGTTCATATGTAATTCAAATAGCCCTATGTAAAATTCATTGATaatattcttatatttcaGACTCTCCAGAATCAGCGAAACGAGAAATGgccatatttttcaaagaatttaacATAGAACAATGGTTTGCAAATGAAgagattttttacaattcaggAAATCTAAACTTTGATTCATCTCTATTCATTCACACCATTGACAGAACTAGGAAAATAAACAAGAGTGATCAAGATACAATAATTTGAGGCTTAAAGTTAGCAGTCAAACAccttaaacttttttcataagGGATGACCAGTTAGTTTCATACCTCATAGTTCTTTAAAAATATCAGGGCTGCTTATTTCAGCTTTCTGTTCTACCATGAATGCTCAATTTACCAATGATATGTATAGAAtgatgtattgtatataagaGTCAAGTATACATTCTAATAGTTGATTAtgtaaatgataaataaaggTAAAGCAGCAATAAAGTAGGTTGTGAATTTGGTAGTCATCTTACTCATTCATCCTTTTCTAGCTACTTGTTATCGTTGTAATTGCGTGCATGTACCTGAATCTGTACTTTATGAAACAAGAATGGCACTGAATATTGAGGatttcaccattttcattGTAGAAATACACATTGACATTGAATGTGTATCAATTCCTGTTCTATGTTATACAAATCAAATTACgggaaatttataaaacatatTCATTCAGTAGCAATAGAAAACTatgttttttagaaaaataattcattgtaTTTTCCTTTTGTACTTGAAATCTTGATGTCTAGTATTTAATAACCCTAATTTTAAAACAGACTAGATAATTTACATGCGtcaaatcaatatttacaaattatttcttagattgaatttttttgttctaaataattcaatctgCTAGGTGTATACAGTAtttcttgaattatttaaacgaAATACAAATCCTTCCATACTATAAGTCAgacatattatacaatatacacaaGTTCTGCAACGCATGACAATATGTACCAAACTGACAGACACATGTCGAATCACATGATAAAAACTTCAAGCGTTAATCTTGACATAGACTTTTGGTCTCGAAAATACTTTTATACCCTCTTCTATTTTATTCagctgtttttcaatttccatttTCCGTTTCTGAGATCTCAGAGTGTCAGTTTTTATTGGCATCATATTTAATTCATTCACAAATTCTTGATAGTctgcaaataatattttagtattatataaataacattttaatatttcatcacTCGAAATGGTTTGATATGTTTAAAACTTATTATAACCACACTTCATAAATAGCAAGTAGCGATAGgtacttactttttttcaacatacgGAGGGTCTCCTTGCGTTCACTATCAGGAAGCGGGACGTGGCCATCTGGACAGTCAGGATCGGGTGCTTCTTCTTTCGCCCTTTGTTCTTTTTGCAGTTGCGCCTCTTTCCGTTCGCGAAGATATCTGTAAGTAGAAATTATCGATCGGAGACAACATGATGATCTATCACCATCAACATAGtatgatacaaaaaaaaaaaacttgatataaaTTCTTAAGTATGAAAGATTAGTTAGAATTTTCATCTTATCCAAATCtcaagtaatgaaaaaaaaatagtcagtcTACTTGCAGATAACGAATAAAAGGTAATGAAGAGAGAAGTTACTTTTAATATCATACTTGGGAACAACACCCTTTCGATAATGAGTGGGAGGTACGCCATTGTTAAGCTGTATAGCCATTTTGGTAGCAATTGATGTTTgctgtttattcaatttaacaAAATCCGTTCCTTCCTCACGAGACGAATCTAATTGCAAATCAGGCGATTTGCGTGAAGGAGATGATGGTGCTGAACTAACGTCTCCACGATCCGAGGGAGAATCAGCACCTTCACGTGGTGTCTTATCAATTTGCTGCCCTACCTCCGCTGTTTTGCACATAGCCAAATCCAGTCTAGGACTCCGTCGGGTGGAATACCTTAATACAGATTATTTTTAAGATCTAAAGTCGCAAAATGTAATTGCAATATCTTGAATGCAGGACATGAACACTAGTACCTAATTGTACCCTCAGCATACAGATTGCTCATGTGTTTAGCATCCAAAGTTTGAATTCCCTGGCTTCTATATTTGACTTCAGTGTTACTACAACCAGAATGTCCACAGTTCAGGCTTGGGTCTGATGGTGCCTTAGTCATATTGCTCTGCagctttttattcaaaactgcTTCACGTGCTTTTCTTTTGAGCCCAGGACTCTTCGCATTACTATGCGGTACCACGAATCCCTTCTGGGTTCCTGTTGTGGTTTTACTTTGCAAAGATGGGGCGCTGTTTTTGGAATGAGGTTGAGTATGCGACTTGCATTGTTCCACACCCTCCAATTTCTGTTTAGCAGTTGATGTGCATGTTTTATCAGAGAAGTTCTCATTTTTAGCTTCACGAAGACTCGAGTTCACCCTCGATGTTATGTTCTGATATCTGTTAGACACTTTTTGCTGCCgttgaatttgtaatttttgtaattcctcAACTTCCTTGTGACTGTGAAAGTAATGCTCCATTCGCCGgagatttttcacattttcatgtatgaaattttttcgcctgTTTACTTCtacaattttaaaattacacAAGAGTGTtatcgatttcaaaaaataatgacTATAATGAcaatacttttcaaagtatatAGCGCACTGAATAATGCCATTGATTAAGTCTGTCATCTTGAAGTATGACTTTAACGTTACGCAAACTAACTTAACTATGACTTATAATTGAATAACagtaaatttcaacgaattccaaattaattaagaaaaaatattaggtaggtaaaatccaaaaataatAGAAGATAATTGGTAAGCACCAAAGCTGTTCAGACTTACTGGGTTCAGGAAACACGCCTTTCAATGTCGCCATTTTCAATGTAAAATctataacaattattttctatgTGGAAATATCGCTGATAAATCCCGGTGGAATCTATAGGTAAACAATTGGATACCGAAACGACTCGAAATAATTGTATGAAACCTGAAAGTGACTAATTTTATTCCAACGATCGCACCAGGTATTACAACATGCTTGATGGATCTAGATTTAATTTATCCGCCGAAAGcaataaaatcaatcaaatcaCTTCAATTTTGCGCACATTCCCGTtttcaaataaacaattttgtttataaacCAAATCATGGCCGCTCTGACATTTCTGCTGACATTTTGTTGTGTCGCTACGAACGTTCATAGTGATGAAATCGAGAAGCTGCCAAACATTACCGACATCGTAAACGATAAATTAGCTTCTACTACAGATGGTAACTCTCATGTAAGGAAATAGCAACATCCATACCATTAGAGCATGGATTCGTATTATTTATGTGCATGCTATGACAACTCTAAATACCCTAATACGGCTATGACAACGGCGCGCGGCGATGGTGATGATGGTGATTCAACTTGCTCCATGCTTGCAGCTTCAGCAAGCCGACTAATGCAAATTGGCTAAAGTCCATGGGATACCGACAGGAATTACCAAACCACGCTAAAACACAGAGCATTTTTAGAATCTAAGGAGATACAAGAAATGAAGGAAGGCTGTGGGTCGCTTAAAATTGGGGTCATGTTgggggccattcattaattacgtaagggtcCTCAGGGGGAGAGGGGGTTGAGAAAATCTATACATGCCGTTATcttggggggaggggggtaaaACCCgttttacgtaatattttacaagtcgaaatttattattaaaaatctatttctatttcggatgctgaatgattttcttcattccatAATGTGCACTTCGATTTACATCttgttttacaaattttaattgtttattgaaatttgaaaatcttaaaTATGTTCATTTTAATCCATTTTAAAtgtcataaataaaaattatattagaGTGAATTCTTCTGAAAGAAGGGGCTGGAAGGCTATTTGCTGGATTGTACGACGGGTCACGCCGTTCAGACTCTGGGTTGATGGTCAATGATTTGGATTCTGGTCCAGCTACACCAGGACCAAAATTTAGGCAGTTTCCCTGGGCCATTGAGCAATTGCGGATGTTTCTGTTTGCGACCGCCGATCTACCCAATATCCATTCCTCACTCCCTAAGTTTTATAGACATAATTGCCGTGAATGAAGACtttgattattgttattcttttCTCGAGCATAAAATGTTGAGTAtcagaatcgattttcttGACCTTTTCAAGACTGATTGGCAACTCGGTAACGCAGAAAATGCACCGTAAGAAGCGTTGGAAGAACTGAAGGACAGAATTGGAGCGGAATTCTTTCGTTTCTTGGCTGtgacttttgatctgttgctcgcggcgcattcggactgcgatcaatcgatttctctcgcaaaattacgtcggaatagtgcctgaaagaattgattgcagcacttttcagaatcgtcgaaattttcgcaaaaaatccaaaggggttaaccttccttttttggtcatttttggagccgagaatttttcgtctcggaatcgatttgtatgacccttactagactaattgggtgcccaggaactcagaaaacgcaagaaaaaaagcgtaggaccaacagcggagaaattacgacgcaaataccagcagcagaaaaattgagaaaatacgtcttccgttttttgtctgtaacttttgatccgttgctcgcagcgcattcggactgcgatcaatcgatttctcgcgcaaaattacgtcggaatagtgcctgaaagaatttattgcagcacttttcagaatcgtcgaaattttcgcaaaaaatccaaaggggttaaccttccttttttggtcatttttggagccgagaatttttcgtctcggaatcgatttgtatgacccttactagactaattgggtgcccaggaactcagaaaacgcaagaaaaaaagcgtaggaccaacagcagagaaattacgacgcaaataccagcagcagaaaaattgagaaaatacgtcttccgttttttggctgtaacttttgatccgttgctcgcagcgcattcggactgcgatcaatcgatttctctcgcaaaattacgtcgaaatagtgcctgaaagaatttattgcagcacttttcagaatcgtcgaaattttcgcaaaaaatccaaaggggttaaccttccttttttggtcatttttggaggcgagaatttttcgtctcggaatcgatttgtatgacccttactggactaattgggtgcccaggaactcagaaaacgcaagaaaaaaagcgtaggaccaacagcggagaaattacgacgcaaataccagcagcagaaaaattgagaaaatacgtcttccgttttttgtctgtaacttttgatccg from Diprion similis isolate iyDipSimi1 chromosome 2, iyDipSimi1.1, whole genome shotgun sequence includes the following:
- the LOC124416441 gene encoding uncharacterized protein LOC124416441 isoform X2, whose protein sequence is MATLKGVFPEPKVNRRKNFIHENVKNLRRMEHYFHSHKEVEELQKLQIQRQQKVSNRYQNITSRVNSSLREAKNENFSDKTCTSTAKQKLEGVEQCKSHTQPHSKNSAPSLQSKTTTGTQKGFVVPHSNAKSPGLKRKAREAVLNKKLQSNMTKAPSDPSLNCGHSGCSNTEVKYRSQGIQTLDAKHMSNLYAEGTIRYSTRRSPRLDLAMCKTAEVGQQIDKTPREGADSPSDRGDVSSAPSSPSRKSPDLQLDSSREEGTDFVKLNKQQTSIATKMAIQLNNGVPPTHYRKGVVPKYDIKNIFANGKRRNCKKNKGRKKKHPILTVQMATSRFLIVNARRPSVC
- the LOC124416441 gene encoding uncharacterized protein LOC124416441 isoform X1, coding for MATLKGVFPEPKVNRRKNFIHENVKNLRRMEHYFHSHKEVEELQKLQIQRQQKVSNRYQNITSRVNSSLREAKNENFSDKTCTSTAKQKLEGVEQCKSHTQPHSKNSAPSLQSKTTTGTQKGFVVPHSNAKSPGLKRKAREAVLNKKLQSNMTKAPSDPSLNCGHSGCSNTEVKYRSQGIQTLDAKHMSNLYAEGTIRYSTRRSPRLDLAMCKTAEVGQQIDKTPREGADSPSDRGDVSSAPSSPSRKSPDLQLDSSREEGTDFVKLNKQQTSIATKMAIQLNNGVPPTHYRKGVVPKYLRERKEAQLQKEQRAKEEAPDPDCPDGHVPLPDSERKETLRMLKKNYQEFVNELNMMPIKTDTLRSQKRKMEIEKQLNKIEEGIKVFSRPKVYVKINA
- the LOC124416460 gene encoding nucleoside diphosphate kinase 6-like; this encodes MKSKQPLQLTLAILKPHVVKSPFVLQKIRDLIIDEGFKVVRSRRTIITPMEAESFYADHKEKFFYNRLMTFMCSGPSDIHILTAHDAIAKWRKLMGPTKVYQAQFHAPHSIRGMYGLSDTRNATHGSDSPESAKREMAIFFKEFNIEQWFANEEIFYNSGNLNFDSSLFIHTIDRTRKINKSDQDTII